In Eubacteriales bacterium mix99, the DNA window CTTCATGGATTCGGCCTGATCGGTGATCTGTTCGTCTTCGCTGACGTCCCGGCCATTTACATTTTCCTCCACCGCCTGTTGATCCGATTTTGTCAGACGATCCGATTTCTTCGGTCCGGTGGGGTTCGGACTGCGCCCGGGAGTATTTTGTTCTGGCTGGGTCGTGCTGTTCGGAACAGGCCTTTTTTCCGGCGGCGTGGAGCGCCGATAGGAGCAGGATCCGGCAGCAAGCAAAAAGACGGACAGAAGCAGAGCCGGGAGCTTTTTTTTCATAGCGGTTTCTTCACCAACTTTCCTGTGATTTCCTGTCATCCAAACCGTTCTTTTATCATTTTTCCAAAGGCAAATTTAAATATACATTTCAAAAATCCGGGGAATATGAGATAATGGGGATCAGCAGGAGCATGGAGGTATCATCAGGATTCGCTGAAATATTGCTGTCCGTGCGGAAGTTACAGAAAGCAGGGAGGGAGTTCTTTATGAACCCGAACAGGAAGGTTCTGATTCATTACCTGTATCACAGTGGTTTTACGGTGGAGTACGGGGATTATTTTCTGGTATTTGATTATTACCGGCAGTTTTCCGCTGCACCGGATATCCGGCATGAAATCGCGGCGCATAAGCGGCCGCTGGTCTTTGTCAGTCACAGCCATCCGGATCATTACAATCCGATTATATTTGAATGGAAGGACGAAAGCCCCGATCTGCGATACATTTTGAGCGGGGAGATCAGCAGGCGGGGCGGAGAAGACCGGAAGCGGTGCATCTTCATGAATCCCTGCGAAAGCACCGAAGTGGGTGGAGTTACCATATCCACTTATGGCTCCACGGATCTCGGCGTTTCATTTTTGGTGGAGGTCAACGGCCTTCGGATCTTTCATGCAGGGGACTTGAACTGGTGGTGCTGGGCGGAGGAGTCCACGGCGGAGGAGCTCCGGGAAGAGGAAGAGGCGTTCAAGAGGGAAGTTTCCCGGCTGGAAGGGGGAAAAATGGATATCCTGTTTTTTCCGGTGGATCCCAGACTGGGAGAGTACTATTGGCTGGGCGGGAGCTATATGATGGAGAAATTTCATCCCGGTCTGTTTGTTCCCATGCATTTTGCGGACCATCCGGAGATTACCCGCCGGTTTGCGGAAAAAATGAAGGGAACCGGGGGAAGGATAGCAGAAATCACCCATCCCGGGCAGACCTTTGAATACCGGATTCCCTGAGGGGATGAACAGCTGCCGTAAAGTACAATGGGGGAATTGAAGTTATCAGGAAAAAAATTCATTTGACTCCTGTTGAAAAATCAGTATAATGGAATCGTAAGGCAAAGGAACTTCTGGGATATTCGCATGGTTTCTATTTTGAACCTACGCATTGTGAAAGGGAGTTCAATATGGATATTTGGATATCAGGCCCACAATCTGATTGATCCGGTTTGATTGAGCCGGTATGGGAAGATAAAAGGTATCCTGCGGACACCCACCTATCAGGAGATAGGTGTCAAAATTGAAACGACGGTATCTCGGATATCTTATACGCCAAACTTGTTTCTTGTAATATCAAATCAGGGGATGCCTGGAGGCATTCCCCCTTTTTGTACCACAGGTTCTCAGTTCATTTTACGATTCTCTATCCTAGTCATTCTGCCTGTCATCGAATGGAATCTGATAATTGGAAGCATTTTCTCCCAGCTGGTCATTGTCGAAGGCAGGACGCGGGTACGTGTTGTCTGCCCTGTCTTTATTCTCTTTGTTTTTTTCTCTTTTATCCTTTGGCATACGGAATCTCCTTTTTTTACTGTAGTGGATTTATATTATCCATAATTCTCACAGTTATCCATTCACGAAAACTTTTCTTTTCCAATTTGCCTGATTTTCTTCTTTTATAGCGGATGATACCGCTATTTCCATTAAGAAAAACGCCAATGACAACCTATATCTAGCCAAAATTATATGCTGGATACACATGTCGTAAAGCGACGTAAAGTGGATTGACAGTCTGAATCGTGCATGATAGTATTTTCATCGTAAAATGGTATCGATTTTTAATTATTATATCACGGTAATATATTATTATATCAAAATATAATATTGTTATATTAAAGGAGAGTGAAAAATTTTGAAAAAGTCTTCGTCTGTTTGTGAACCGAATCCGGTGGAGATCATCCGGGTCAAACCAACCCCGGTGATATGGAAGACGGGAATGCAGGCAACCAAAATGACGGTCCGGAACAGCGGGTCGCCATTTTCCGCATGGGTGCGGGTTTCCCTGAAGAATCAGCCGTCCTGTATTGTGCCGGCTGGAAGGATTGCTTCGGGCAGCAGCGTGGTAACGGTGCCGGTAACCGATACCCATGAAATGTTGAATCCCGGAGAAACGATCTCCCTGAGGCTGGAACTGTTCGATGAGGAATCCTGCAGCGGCGGTGCAAAGGCGGTCTATGGGACAGACAAATGGGAGCGCAGCCGCCACTGGGAGTTTTATCTGTCACAGGAAATGCATACGGATCTTGGGTACACCATGTATCCGGAGGATCTGAAAGATACCTATGCCAAATATCTGGATACGGTAAAGGAATACATGAAAAACTCCGATGAGCGTGCGGAGGATGTACAGAAATACAAATATGCCATAGAATCCGGCTATATGATGGGCGAAGCCTATATGATAAAACGAAATGCGGATCAGATCCGGGAGATTACGGATTGGATCCGGGACGGCCGTATGGTCGTAGGCGCCGGGCAGTTCAATTTTACCCTGGAGAATATGTCCACAGAAGGTACGGCGCGGGCGGCTTATTATACCAATCGATTCCTGGTGGATAAACTTGGAATTCAGCCGGGAACCACCCAGAGGATGTTTGATAATCCAGCTTTCAGCAAAAGCTATGTGGATGCTGCAGTGCAGGCAGGCATCCTGTATGGGATTCATTCCATGAACCCCGACCGTTCCCCGTATCACAAGAAAAAGCTGTATGATCTCTTTTATATGGAAGGAATGGATCCTGCCCATAAATTTCTGGTTTTCAATGGCAAATCCTACAGTGATAATCGCGGCTTCGGCGGATCCCACTGGGATATCCGCGGCAGCGTCCGGGATGCTGAAAGAAATCTGCAGCAAATAATGGATACCCTGGAAAGCCGCACCGGAAGGATGCGGTATCCCTATGACAAGTTTCCGTTGCCGCTGGTACCCTATGCTGACAACAGGGAACCCATGGAAGAACAGATCCTCCTCGCCAATCAGCTCAATAAAAAATGGGATGACGCCGGATATGCCTATCCAAAAATAACCGTGGCTTTCCCGGAGCAGTTCTTTAAGGATGTTGTGGCCGAGTACGGGGATTTCATTCCCACGGAATCGGGAACCGAGGAGAACTGGTGGAATGATGGCTGGGCAACAACGGCTTTCGAGTCCGGCATCAGCAAGACCGCGGGAAATCGGATTCCGGTTGCGGAGACTGCGGCATCCTTTGCATCCATGTACACAGGCAGGAAGTATCCCTACATGAAGATATATGAAGCCGTGGAGCGGAATCTGATCTATAACGAACATACCTGGGGCTGTCAGGAATACAACAAGAGCAATCCGCAGTATGACAGGCAGTTCGAATGGAAGCGCGGCCATGCGTTCAGCGCAAAGGTTTTGGCTGAAGAGATATTGGGGGCTTCCCTCAAGGCCCTGGCATCGGACGTGGCCACAGAGGGCAAGGCGATTTATGTCTATAACCCGCTTAACTGGACAAGAAATGATGTTGTTGCCCTTTCCGATCTGTCGGATCTGCCTCCCCGATTTGAGATCAAAGATGGGGACACATCCGTGTCCTACCGGATACAGGATGGTGTCCTGACCTTTGTTGCCGCCGGTGTTCCGGCCATGGGATACAAAATCTTTCGGGTTGTGGAGACGGCGGCAGCACCGGATTTCAAACAAAAAGCAATAACCGGAAGCAATTTTCTGGAGAATGATGCGTTCAGGGTGACCTTTGCGGAGGACGGGACTGTTTCAAGTATTCTTGACAAAAGGAATGGAAACCGGGAAATGGTGGAGAATACTCCTTCTGTCCGGTTTAACCAGTATCAATATTATGATGATTTTGGGATTCCTTTCTCCAATATGGGAGCGGATTTCGGCCCGGATAAATGGAAACGCCATTCGCCCGGGAAAGAATCCGGTCATCTTGAGGTGACTGCATCCGCAATCGGTGTTGCAGCCCGGCTGAAAACTTCCACCTTCCGTGCAGGATCAATTGTTCAGACGGTTACTCTGTACAATGATATTCCAAGAATCGACATTGTGAACGAGGTGGAAAAGGAATCCCTGCCCGATCTCAAATCAAAAGAGGAAGCTTTTTATACCTTCCCCTTCCAGACGGGAAAGGACTATGAGATCCGCTATGACCTTCCTGTCGGAAATGCGGCGGAGGGGGAACAGATTTACGGCACCTGCACGGACTGGTATACCGCCAATAAATGGGTCAGCGTAAAGGACAAAAAGGATCATTACACTATGGTCCTGGCAATTCCGAACACCTCCCTTCTGCAGTTCGGCGAAAGAAGAACCGGAAAATGGTCCTTTGATTACAAATCGTCCGGACCGATTCTCTACAGTTATGTCATGAACAATATGTGGCAGACAAACTTTCAGGGCGATCAGCCCGGCTATACCAGATTCTGTTACTCCGTTTCTGCCAATGAGGACTCCGGAACAGGGGAGAGCGCACGGTTTGGCTGGGAGATCAGCAATCCGCTGCAGGCGACTGTGATTGCAGAGGCACAGACAGGAAAAAGCGCTGATTCGGGCAGCCTGATTTCGATTGACAAGAGGAATATTCAGGTCAGTACGATAAAAGCGTCGGAAGCCAATTCGGACGGAATGATTCTTCGCTTTGCCGAAATAGAGGGAAAGCATTCCGAAAATGTCTCCGTTTCGTTTCCATTCCGCGTATCCTCCGTGACGGAAACGGATATTATTGAAAACGACAAACAGCTGGTTTCAACGGATCGCACCTTTTCCTTCGGACTTCCGGCATACGGCATGAAAACTTTTCGGATCCGCTACGGAGAGATCCCCGCTATGGTGGAGGGAGTCCATGCCGTTTCCACTGCAGCAGGCTCGCCGGGGATGACCGGGAACCGCAGTCTTTCCGCTCCGGAAGGATCTGATACCCCGGATCAGGGAAAGATTCAGGGAACAGAGATCACATGGAAGGCGGCAGACGGCGCGCTGTATTACGAGCTGTTTCGCAGTACGGATCCCAACTTTGTTCCGGGAAGCGGCAACTATCTTTCCACTGCCGGCGATACCGCATATTTTGATGCCCAGGTAACCGGCAGCATGAAGCGACCCTATTATTATCGGGTCCGGGCCGTTGCTGCCGGGGCCAAAGGGTCACCTTCGCCGGCCGCACGACAGACCGTCGGGGAGATTACGGATACGGTTCCTCCGTCGGCTCCGATATTGGGAGCTCAGCCGAGGGAAAGCACACGGATTGATTTGTACTGGACCCCTTCGGCCGACAATATTCTGCTCCATCACTATGAAATTTATCGAAACGGTGAAAAAATTGGGCAGACGGAGAATTCCTACCTTACCAGCTACCGGGACAGGGACGTGAGGCCGGATGCAACCTATCGCTATATGGTGAAGGCAGTGGATACCAGTGGGAATGCAGCGGAGAGCAATAAGGTCTGCGTTACAACAGGAATTTTCACCCATTCTTGACAGCCTTCCTGAAAAAGAGTAGTATAAATATGATTTTATGCGGAAATGGGAGGTGGTTCAGAATGCAGAGGAAAAGAGCCTCCAGCAAGGATGTTGCAAGGGAAGCAGGCGTTTCCCAGGCGACGGTGTCCTATGTCCTGAACGATGTGAAAAATGTAAAAATCCGGCCGGAAACCAGACAGGCCGTACTGGATGCCGTAAAAAAGCTGAATTATCACCCAAGTCATATTGCCAGGGGAATGAAGTGGAACCGATCCATGTCGGTAGGGGTCATCACGGACCGCAGAATTACCAATTATAATTTTATGGAGACGCTGGAGGGGATCCGGGATGGCCTTTCCCAGTCCAATTATTCCATTACCCTGCTTTTTAACAAGTCGGACGACAGCTTCAATATGGAAATACTGGACTATTACAATACCAACCGATTGGATGGGGTGATTTTTGCCTTTGCCACGGTGGATGAACTGTCGAGGGAAGAACTGAATCAAAATGGTGTTCCTTATGTGATTGTGGATTCCCATGTTTCCCATGCCCGGTTTCACGAGATCGGTACAGATCATCTTTGCCATCTCACGGACCTGACGGCCCTGTTCCGGAAAAGAGGGGCGAGCCGGCTGGCCTATACCGGTCCCCGGTGGAAATGCGGGACCGATTTCCGGCTGAAAGCGTTTGAGCAGGCTGTACAGGAAAGCGGGCTTCATAACTTGGGCTGTTTTCTCTGCCCTTTTCGGGATGACCAGATCCGGGATACAGTAGGGGAAATGCTGCGTTCTCCGGAGCGCCCGGACGGGATTATTACCGGCAGCCCGCGTTTTGGCTTTTCCGTGCTGAAGGCAGCGGCGGAAATGGGCAAAAGGGTACCGGAAGACTTGATGGTTGCTTCTCTGGGTGCATCTGCCTTTTATCATTTATGTCATCCGGCCATGACGGCAGTGGAGCTCCCTTTGTATGAGATGGGGCGGCGCAGTGCGGCTTATCTGATGGATCTCCTGAATGACAGACCGGTGGAGGATACTATTATCCTTCCTTCGGAGATCGTCATGCGGGCTTCCTTATAATTTCTTCCAAAAATAATTTTAAAAAACATATACCGGATATTCCATATTCCGCTGGGGATCCGGACGATCCATTGAAAGGAGTTCCAGGAAACATGAAAGCACTCATTATAGGTGCCGGCATTGCAGCCGTATCGGCGATGAAGGCCATCCGGAAGCAGGATCCGGATATGGAAATCACAGTCTACGGAGATGAGGGGTATTTTCCTTACCGGCGGCTTCGGCTGACCAAAGATATAAGCCAGGGGCTTTTGTCCGATGCCCTTTTGATTCAGAAGGAATCCTGGTATTCGGAAAATCACATACGATTTTGCAAAGGAACCGGAGCAACGGGGCTGGATCCCGCTGGGCACCGTGTTATTTTGTCCGACGGAACCGCAGACGAATATTCCGTCCTCCTGTTGGCAAACGGCGCAAGGAGCAACGTCCTTCCCATAAAGGGAATCGGCAGACAGGGGGTATATTCCCTGAGGACGCTTCCGGATGCCTCAGTCATTCTGAAGCAGGCAAAACGATCCCGCCGGATTCTGATCATCGGCGGCGGTGTGCTGGGCCTGGAACTGGCATGGAGCCTGAATCAAATGGGGAAGGAAGTTGTCGTGGCGGAAGCACAGCCCAGGCTTATGCCGAAGCAGCTGGACGAAAAGGCATCCCGGATCCTCCTGAATGTGGTGCAGTCCTGCGGGGTTTCCATACATACGGACACCCGGATAAAGGAGATCACGGGAGATTCCTTCGCAACAGGATTCCGGACGGACAACGATCTGCAGGAACCTTGTGATATGGTGATTCACTCCACGGGCATCCGTCCGAATATTGAGCTGGTGAAGGGAACCGGGATCCGGACCAACCGGGGAATTCTGGTAAACAGTAAAATGGAAACCAACCTTGCGGATATCTATGCAGCCGGGGATATTGCAGAATTCGAAAACCGCGTTGCCGGCTTATGGAACTGTGCTTCCCTGCAGGGAGAAGTGGCGGGCAGCAATATGGCGGGAGCAGAGAGGATCTATCAGGCGCCGGCGGCCGCCACAATCATGAATGCTTTCCGCACCTCTCTGTTTTCCATCGGGCAGGTGGAAAAGAGCAGCTATGATGCAGCCATTACGGATTTTGACTGCGAAAGCAATCGATATCGGAAGATCTGTTTTCGTGGAAATAGAATTTCCGGAGTGGTCATCATCGGGAGCCGAAAGGAACTTCCCGCTCTGAAAAAGGCCATGGAGGAACAGGCCGGGTTCCGTTCCGATGAGCAGAACAGGACCGTATCCGAATTTATGCAGTTTCTTCAGGAACAGCAGCAGGCAAACAAGCCGATGCCGCAATGAAACGTATCAGGGTTCCGATTCGGGAAGCAATTATTGTGGAAGGCATTTACGATAAAATGAAACTGGAGCAGTTGGTGGATACGGTCATTCTTCCAACCAATGGGTTTGCCATATTTCAGGATAAGGAAAGGATGGATGTTATCCGGAAGCTGGCAGAAAAGAGAGGAATCATCCTCCTGACGGATTCCGACCGTGCCGGCTTCCGGATACGCAGTTACATTCAGTCCTGCCTTCCGAAAGAACAGGTCCGGCATGCCTATATTCCGGAAATTGCGGGCAGGGAAAAGCGAAAAATCACTCCCGGCAAGGAAGGATTGCTGGGAGTGGAGGGGGTTCCGGATGAGGTTCTCCTGCAGGCCCTGCAGAATGCCGGATATCGGGCAGCGGGAAAGAAGGGCGGAAGGCTCATCACAAAACAGGATCTCTATCGGGATGGATTCACCGGAAAGCAGGACAGCCATTTGCTGCGGTCCCGCCTCCTGAAGGAACTGGGCCTGCCTTCCCGGTTGTCCACCAATGCCATGCTGGATATGCTGAACGCCTTGTTCGGTTATGAAGAATACCGGACCTTTCTGACGGCTTTCTTTCCCGGCTGAATTCCTCTCTGGATTCTTTTGTCTGACTGGGTCAGCCGACCGGGTCAGCCGATGTAAAGATTCTCCGAAGGGAAGTTGGCGTCGCATGTGATATGGATTCCAAGCTTATGCAAAACGGAATTGTCCGTGGAGGACAGAATATGAGTGGAATGCATTTCGCAGCCGTGAAGCTCTTTCAGACTGGTCAATGCCAGCTGGGCCGTCGGATTGGTGGTAGCGCTGATGGTCAGAGCAATCAGGGTTTCCTCCAGGTTCAGCCTGGTATTTTTTTCGTTGAGAACGTCTTTCCTCAGATTTTGAATGGATTCAATAATGTTTGGGGACAGCAGATGAATGTTATCCGGTATTCCGGAGATCACTTTGATGGCATTTAAAATGACACTGGATGTTGCGTTCATCAGAACGGACTGCTTTCCGGTGATCTGTTCGCCGGTTGCCAGTTCAACGGCAGCGCCGCTCAATACTTTTTTGCCTGTTTTGGAACGCCGGTTCAGGACTTCCCTGGCAGGGACCACGACCCTGCGGTCTTCCGGGACCAGTTTGAAATC includes these proteins:
- a CDS encoding FAD-dependent oxidoreductase, with translation MKALIIGAGIAAVSAMKAIRKQDPDMEITVYGDEGYFPYRRLRLTKDISQGLLSDALLIQKESWYSENHIRFCKGTGATGLDPAGHRVILSDGTADEYSVLLLANGARSNVLPIKGIGRQGVYSLRTLPDASVILKQAKRSRRILIIGGGVLGLELAWSLNQMGKEVVVAEAQPRLMPKQLDEKASRILLNVVQSCGVSIHTDTRIKEITGDSFATGFRTDNDLQEPCDMVIHSTGIRPNIELVKGTGIRTNRGILVNSKMETNLADIYAAGDIAEFENRVAGLWNCASLQGEVAGSNMAGAERIYQAPAAATIMNAFRTSLFSIGQVEKSSYDAAITDFDCESNRYRKICFRGNRISGVVIIGSRKELPALKKAMEEQAGFRSDEQNRTVSEFMQFLQEQQQANKPMPQ
- a CDS encoding glycoside hydrolase family 38 C-terminal domain-containing protein gives rise to the protein MKKSSSVCEPNPVEIIRVKPTPVIWKTGMQATKMTVRNSGSPFSAWVRVSLKNQPSCIVPAGRIASGSSVVTVPVTDTHEMLNPGETISLRLELFDEESCSGGAKAVYGTDKWERSRHWEFYLSQEMHTDLGYTMYPEDLKDTYAKYLDTVKEYMKNSDERAEDVQKYKYAIESGYMMGEAYMIKRNADQIREITDWIRDGRMVVGAGQFNFTLENMSTEGTARAAYYTNRFLVDKLGIQPGTTQRMFDNPAFSKSYVDAAVQAGILYGIHSMNPDRSPYHKKKLYDLFYMEGMDPAHKFLVFNGKSYSDNRGFGGSHWDIRGSVRDAERNLQQIMDTLESRTGRMRYPYDKFPLPLVPYADNREPMEEQILLANQLNKKWDDAGYAYPKITVAFPEQFFKDVVAEYGDFIPTESGTEENWWNDGWATTAFESGISKTAGNRIPVAETAASFASMYTGRKYPYMKIYEAVERNLIYNEHTWGCQEYNKSNPQYDRQFEWKRGHAFSAKVLAEEILGASLKALASDVATEGKAIYVYNPLNWTRNDVVALSDLSDLPPRFEIKDGDTSVSYRIQDGVLTFVAAGVPAMGYKIFRVVETAAAPDFKQKAITGSNFLENDAFRVTFAEDGTVSSILDKRNGNREMVENTPSVRFNQYQYYDDFGIPFSNMGADFGPDKWKRHSPGKESGHLEVTASAIGVAARLKTSTFRAGSIVQTVTLYNDIPRIDIVNEVEKESLPDLKSKEEAFYTFPFQTGKDYEIRYDLPVGNAAEGEQIYGTCTDWYTANKWVSVKDKKDHYTMVLAIPNTSLLQFGERRTGKWSFDYKSSGPILYSYVMNNMWQTNFQGDQPGYTRFCYSVSANEDSGTGESARFGWEISNPLQATVIAEAQTGKSADSGSLISIDKRNIQVSTIKASEANSDGMILRFAEIEGKHSENVSVSFPFRVSSVTETDIIENDKQLVSTDRTFSFGLPAYGMKTFRIRYGEIPAMVEGVHAVSTAAGSPGMTGNRSLSAPEGSDTPDQGKIQGTEITWKAADGALYYELFRSTDPNFVPGSGNYLSTAGDTAYFDAQVTGSMKRPYYYRVRAVAAGAKGSPSPAARQTVGEITDTVPPSAPILGAQPRESTRIDLYWTPSADNILLHHYEIYRNGEKIGQTENSYLTSYRDRDVRPDATYRYMVKAVDTSGNAAESNKVCVTTGIFTHS
- a CDS encoding DUF4093 domain-containing protein: MKRIRVPIREAIIVEGIYDKMKLEQLVDTVILPTNGFAIFQDKERMDVIRKLAEKRGIILLTDSDRAGFRIRSYIQSCLPKEQVRHAYIPEIAGREKRKITPGKEGLLGVEGVPDEVLLQALQNAGYRAAGKKGGRLITKQDLYRDGFTGKQDSHLLRSRLLKELGLPSRLSTNAMLDMLNALFGYEEYRTFLTAFFPG
- a CDS encoding LacI family DNA-binding transcriptional regulator yields the protein MQRKRASSKDVAREAGVSQATVSYVLNDVKNVKIRPETRQAVLDAVKKLNYHPSHIARGMKWNRSMSVGVITDRRITNYNFMETLEGIRDGLSQSNYSITLLFNKSDDSFNMEILDYYNTNRLDGVIFAFATVDELSREELNQNGVPYVIVDSHVSHARFHEIGTDHLCHLTDLTALFRKRGASRLAYTGPRWKCGTDFRLKAFEQAVQESGLHNLGCFLCPFRDDQIRDTVGEMLRSPERPDGIITGSPRFGFSVLKAAAEMGKRVPEDLMVASLGASAFYHLCHPAMTAVELPLYEMGRRSAAYLMDLLNDRPVEDTIILPSEIVMRASL
- a CDS encoding MBL fold metallo-hydrolase — protein: MNPNRKVLIHYLYHSGFTVEYGDYFLVFDYYRQFSAAPDIRHEIAAHKRPLVFVSHSHPDHYNPIIFEWKDESPDLRYILSGEISRRGGEDRKRCIFMNPCESTEVGGVTISTYGSTDLGVSFLVEVNGLRIFHAGDLNWWCWAEESTAEELREEEEAFKREVSRLEGGKMDILFFPVDPRLGEYYWLGGSYMMEKFHPGLFVPMHFADHPEITRRFAEKMKGTGGRIAEITHPGQTFEYRIP